The following proteins are co-located in the Haloterrigena turkmenica DSM 5511 genome:
- a CDS encoding dihydrodipicolinate synthase family protein produces the protein MSLPAEQVRSRLRGVAVGLLTPFDDDLEIEHEKIAENAQELYDEGIRTFLATANISEYHSLSASERVDVAETSVDALPSDACVLAGVGGSTHNATELIQAYDRIDVDAMMIMPPDHTYLHEQGLLEYYRNLVSATETPLVPYVRGFDPSVDYLTSLTRVDGVVGIKYALKDPVKLGAAVEAGADDVVWVDGLAEPYAVSYWAEGAEGFSAGVSNFRPEIGLELFDALSEGDWERACELRNICLPYQNFRDEAGQDNAIAGAISVSAVKKGLELAGLHGGNVREPIRTLQPEEERKAERLYNQLEDDIESLID, from the coding sequence ATGTCATTGCCAGCCGAGCAGGTACGGAGCCGTCTCCGTGGCGTTGCTGTCGGTCTGTTGACGCCATTCGACGACGACCTCGAGATCGAACACGAGAAAATCGCGGAAAACGCACAGGAGCTGTACGACGAGGGAATACGGACGTTTCTGGCGACCGCGAACATCAGCGAGTATCACTCGCTGTCGGCCAGCGAGCGCGTCGACGTCGCCGAGACGAGCGTCGACGCGCTCCCGTCTGACGCCTGCGTCCTCGCGGGCGTCGGCGGCAGCACGCACAACGCCACGGAACTGATTCAGGCGTACGATCGCATCGACGTCGACGCGATGATGATCATGCCGCCGGACCACACCTACCTCCACGAGCAGGGACTACTGGAGTACTATCGCAATCTCGTCTCGGCGACGGAGACGCCGCTCGTCCCCTACGTCCGCGGCTTCGATCCGTCCGTCGACTACCTCACCAGCCTCACCCGCGTCGACGGCGTCGTCGGGATCAAGTACGCGCTGAAGGATCCGGTCAAACTCGGCGCGGCCGTCGAGGCCGGCGCCGACGACGTCGTCTGGGTCGACGGCCTCGCGGAACCCTACGCCGTCTCGTACTGGGCGGAGGGCGCGGAGGGCTTCTCCGCGGGCGTCAGCAACTTCCGCCCGGAGATCGGGCTCGAACTGTTCGACGCGCTCTCCGAGGGCGACTGGGAGCGCGCCTGCGAACTCCGGAATATCTGTCTGCCCTACCAGAACTTCCGGGACGAAGCGGGTCAGGATAACGCGATCGCCGGCGCGATCAGCGTCTCGGCGGTCAAGAAGGGGCTCGAACTCGCCGGCCTTCACGGCGGCAACGTCCGCGAACCGATTCGCACGCTCCAGCCCGAAGAGGAGCGGAAGGCCGAACGGCTGTATAACCAGCTCGAGGACGACATCGAATCCCTCATCGACTGA
- a CDS encoding ABC transporter ATP-binding protein translates to MSEDHLVSLQNVEVHFESEQSFLSKLRGETDIVKAVDGISLDIPENDVVALVGESGCGKSTLGKTAIGVQRPTSGSVTYKGQDVWKAKDKDGNVEIPYDEIRQSLQIIPQDPGASLNPNKTVQHSLGAPLKLRHPEMDSFERRERIHEMISRVGMSPPEDYAKRFPHQLSGGEKQRVALIRALLMNPDLILADEAVSALDVSLRIDMMDLMLELQEEFNTSFLFISHNLSNASYVAGKSDGRIGIMYLGELVELGPIDEVLENPKHPYTKALVWATPNLDPDIDDETESPLRKIDVPDPRNPPSGCRFHTRCPKAREACKGNTPEAVSVDGDEDHTVTCFRELDDHEYWDSRKLEDDSSESDADQTELADEPVQ, encoded by the coding sequence ATGAGTGAGGACCATCTCGTCTCGCTACAGAACGTGGAAGTACATTTCGAGTCCGAGCAGTCGTTCCTCTCCAAGCTCAGAGGCGAGACCGACATCGTCAAAGCAGTCGACGGCATCTCGCTCGACATTCCCGAGAACGACGTCGTCGCGCTGGTCGGCGAGAGCGGCTGTGGGAAGTCGACCCTCGGAAAGACCGCCATCGGCGTCCAGCGCCCGACCAGCGGTTCGGTGACCTACAAGGGTCAGGACGTCTGGAAGGCCAAGGACAAGGACGGAAACGTCGAGATCCCGTACGACGAGATCCGCCAGTCCCTCCAGATCATCCCGCAGGATCCGGGCGCGTCGCTCAATCCGAACAAGACGGTACAACACTCCCTCGGGGCTCCGCTCAAACTTCGGCATCCGGAGATGGACTCGTTCGAACGGCGGGAGCGAATCCACGAAATGATCTCGCGGGTCGGCATGTCCCCGCCGGAGGACTACGCCAAGCGGTTCCCCCACCAGCTTTCGGGCGGCGAGAAGCAACGCGTCGCGCTGATCCGAGCGCTGTTGATGAACCCCGACCTCATCCTCGCCGACGAGGCGGTGAGCGCGCTCGACGTCTCCCTGCGGATCGACATGATGGACCTCATGCTCGAGTTACAGGAGGAGTTCAACACGTCGTTCCTGTTCATCAGCCATAACCTCTCGAACGCCAGTTACGTCGCCGGGAAGTCCGACGGTCGGATCGGCATTATGTACCTCGGCGAGCTCGTCGAACTCGGACCCATCGACGAGGTTCTGGAGAACCCGAAACACCCCTACACCAAGGCGCTGGTGTGGGCGACGCCGAACCTGGACCCCGATATCGACGACGAGACCGAATCGCCGCTCCGAAAAATCGACGTTCCGGACCCGCGGAACCCGCCGTCGGGCTGTCGGTTCCACACGCGATGTCCCAAAGCTCGCGAGGCCTGCAAGGGGAACACGCCCGAAGCGGTGTCGGTCGACGGCGACGAGGACCACACGGTGACCTGCTTCCGGGAACTCGACGATCACGAGTACTGGGACAGCCGGAAACTCGAGGACGACTCGAGCGAATCGGACGCTGATCAGACCGAACTCGCGGACGAACCGGTTCAGTAG
- a CDS encoding ABC transporter permease — protein MAETNSTFDATDDRDSTSDGSAATRSELYREWLDVTVLAPLRIAWNDWRTKTGSLIILFYVLMGTVGLYLVPAPTQGQGPRLTGPFQSMSYPLGTDNLGTSLLSDIVYSTPPVLKMILAGAVFSTIMATIVGTVSGYKGGTVDSVLTTFTDIAMTIPGLPLIILLIAVFEPESPYVIGVFLVINSWAGLARSIRSQVLSIRDHSYVEVSRIMGASTPKIIVDDVLPNIMPYVLINFVNSARGVIFGSVALFYLGFLSGFSNNWGITLNEAFTNAAIYSLDGIYWLLFPMIAIVGLSFGLVLFAQGTEKLFNPRIRARHADAVDDTAPYEE, from the coding sequence ATGGCTGAAACCAATTCAACGTTCGACGCGACCGACGACCGCGACAGCACGAGTGACGGATCGGCGGCGACCCGTTCGGAACTATACAGGGAGTGGCTCGACGTGACCGTCCTCGCCCCGCTACGGATCGCCTGGAATGACTGGCGAACGAAGACCGGCTCGCTCATCATCCTGTTCTACGTACTGATGGGCACGGTCGGCCTCTACCTCGTCCCCGCCCCGACACAGGGACAGGGGCCGCGACTTACGGGTCCGTTCCAGAGTATGTCGTATCCGCTCGGAACGGACAACCTCGGGACGAGCCTCCTCTCGGATATCGTCTACTCGACGCCGCCGGTGCTGAAGATGATTCTGGCCGGCGCGGTGTTCTCGACAATCATGGCGACGATCGTCGGAACCGTCTCGGGCTACAAGGGGGGGACCGTCGATAGCGTGCTCACCACCTTCACGGACATCGCCATGACCATCCCTGGCTTACCCCTGATCATCCTCCTGATCGCCGTCTTCGAACCGGAGAGTCCGTATGTGATCGGCGTCTTCCTCGTGATCAACTCGTGGGCCGGCCTCGCGCGGTCGATCAGGTCGCAGGTGCTCTCGATCAGGGACCACTCCTACGTCGAGGTCTCCCGGATCATGGGAGCGTCGACGCCGAAAATCATCGTGGACGACGTCCTGCCGAACATCATGCCCTACGTGCTGATCAACTTCGTCAACTCCGCGCGCGGGGTCATCTTCGGTTCGGTCGCGCTGTTCTACCTCGGTTTCCTCAGCGGCTTCTCGAATAACTGGGGGATCACGCTTAACGAGGCCTTTACCAATGCGGCGATATACTCGTTAGATGGCATTTACTGGCTACTCTTCCCGATGATAGCGATCGTCGGCCTCTCGTTCGGGCTGGTGCTGTTCGCACAGGGAACGGAGAAACTGTTCAATCCGCGTATCCGGGCGCGCCACGCGGACGCGGTCGATGACACTGCGCCCTACGAGGAATAA
- a CDS encoding thiamine pyrophosphate-binding protein, producing the protein MNPTDSEGGPPTAAGSEQLYDALVDAGIDLLVGLPGTQTLPLDRTVDRRDDIRYVMARHETAIPHIAWGHYEAGGDVAATLTVPGPGDTNAMHGLKNALDDRVPLVHIAADADPEDRGKGPIHEIEPDTYDNVVKENYSIERPVEFHRAIRSGIETALTPPCGPVRLGVPKPLLDAEFCSPPVTVDPPTSRFDGDAEYETARQLLADAERPVVYLGVGARRTGDPDAVRALVETLDAAVVASYKGKGVFPEGDPRWLGVTASHLPAGAERALEAADVVLALGTRFDGVVTADWSLPMGDALVHVTLDSSRIDVAYDSDVAIVDDVGSAVDRLRDGLGSRERPDGAWDGAAVGRRVRAEYDDRLEDRGLLEDDAPIATAGALRTLRKALPRETVVTTDIGGFRLWAKQTFETEEPEAYVTSGSWAGMGVGIPAAIGAKLARPERPVVALTGDGGAMMCLQELHTAAAYDLDVLTILFNNEDYGIISKSPAIDQYAEGHRFDWSSPDFAAIAEGFGCRGQTVQTLSGLEDAVEAALARADGPELIDVRVDPDEPTAASFADYDSELEF; encoded by the coding sequence ATGAATCCGACCGACTCCGAGGGCGGCCCGCCGACCGCGGCCGGAAGCGAACAGCTCTACGACGCGCTGGTCGACGCCGGGATCGACCTCCTCGTCGGACTTCCCGGAACGCAGACGCTGCCGCTGGATCGAACCGTCGACCGGCGGGACGACATCCGGTACGTGATGGCCCGCCACGAGACCGCGATCCCTCACATCGCCTGGGGGCACTATGAGGCCGGCGGCGACGTCGCCGCGACGCTGACCGTTCCCGGCCCCGGCGATACGAACGCGATGCACGGGCTGAAGAACGCGCTCGACGACCGCGTTCCCCTGGTCCACATCGCCGCGGACGCCGATCCCGAGGACCGCGGGAAGGGACCGATCCACGAGATCGAACCCGACACCTACGACAACGTGGTCAAGGAGAACTACTCGATCGAGCGCCCGGTCGAGTTCCACCGAGCGATCCGGTCGGGAATCGAAACCGCGCTGACGCCGCCGTGCGGCCCGGTCCGACTCGGCGTCCCGAAGCCGCTCCTCGACGCCGAGTTCTGCTCGCCGCCGGTGACGGTCGATCCGCCGACGAGCCGGTTTGACGGTGACGCGGAGTACGAGACCGCGCGGCAACTACTCGCCGACGCCGAACGACCGGTCGTCTACCTCGGCGTCGGCGCCCGTCGGACGGGTGATCCGGACGCCGTTCGGGCCCTCGTCGAGACGCTCGACGCTGCCGTCGTCGCCTCCTACAAGGGCAAGGGCGTCTTCCCCGAGGGCGATCCGCGCTGGCTCGGCGTGACGGCCAGTCACCTCCCAGCGGGAGCGGAACGCGCGCTCGAGGCCGCCGACGTCGTACTCGCGCTCGGCACTCGGTTCGACGGTGTAGTGACCGCCGACTGGTCGCTTCCCATGGGCGACGCACTCGTCCACGTGACCCTCGACTCGAGTCGGATCGACGTCGCCTACGACTCGGACGTGGCGATCGTCGACGACGTCGGCAGCGCGGTCGATCGGCTCCGAGACGGCCTGGGGTCCAGAGAGCGACCCGACGGCGCGTGGGACGGGGCCGCCGTCGGTCGACGCGTCCGCGCGGAGTACGACGACCGGCTCGAGGACCGCGGCCTGCTCGAGGACGACGCGCCGATCGCGACGGCCGGCGCGCTTCGGACCCTTCGCAAAGCGCTGCCACGCGAAACCGTCGTGACGACGGACATCGGCGGGTTCCGGCTCTGGGCCAAGCAGACCTTCGAGACGGAGGAGCCGGAAGCCTACGTCACGTCCGGCTCCTGGGCGGGAATGGGCGTCGGTATCCCGGCCGCGATCGGCGCGAAACTCGCCAGGCCGGAGCGGCCGGTCGTCGCGCTGACGGGCGACGGCGGGGCCATGATGTGCCTGCAGGAACTGCACACGGCCGCGGCGTACGACTTGGACGTGCTCACGATTCTCTTCAACAACGAGGACTACGGGATCATCAGCAAGTCACCCGCCATCGACCAGTACGCCGAGGGCCACCGATTCGACTGGTCCTCGCCCGATTTCGCCGCGATCGCCGAGGGGTTCGGCTGTCGTGGACAGACGGTACAGACGCTCTCGGGGCTCGAGGACGCCGTCGAGGCCGCGCTCGCGCGGGCTGACGGACCGGAGCTGATCGACGTTCGCGTCGACCCGGACGAGCCGACGGCCGCGTCGTTCGCCGACTACGACTCCGAACTCGAGTTCTGA
- a CDS encoding ABC transporter permease: MYIIKRLGQAFVTFVAVITITFGLIRAIPGGPADHIRAQVMRNRGSQGVSMAEINSLTETYTNYDPSTPVYVQYFDYVTNILQGDLGESMSYPTRSVSDIIIQAAPWTIFLLTMAILLTFAMGIVLGAVMAYREGSQFDTGSTVLSMFMNSVPYYVAALLLVYVFSIQLSIFPQSGNYAVGLEPGLTPIFIADVFYHATLPIASLVLTGFGGVAITMRGNSIQEIGEDYIRVAHLRGVPGRRIAVRYVGRNALLPMYTNLMISVGFMFGGSIILEQIFAYPGLGNYLLQALNNSDYPLMMGIFIVITAAVLICILIADLTYGLIDPRVSAGEGKEAY, translated from the coding sequence ATGTACATAATAAAGCGGCTCGGACAAGCATTCGTTACGTTTGTCGCGGTAATCACGATAACATTTGGACTGATACGGGCGATACCGGGCGGACCGGCGGACCACATCAGGGCACAAGTCATGCGGAACCGAGGGTCGCAGGGCGTGAGCATGGCCGAGATCAACTCGCTGACCGAGACGTACACGAACTACGATCCCTCGACCCCGGTGTACGTTCAGTACTTCGATTACGTTACGAACATCCTGCAAGGGGATCTGGGAGAGTCGATGTCGTACCCTACCCGGAGCGTCAGCGATATCATCATCCAGGCCGCCCCGTGGACGATCTTCCTGCTCACGATGGCGATTCTCCTCACGTTCGCGATGGGTATCGTGCTCGGCGCAGTCATGGCGTACCGAGAGGGCAGTCAGTTCGACACCGGGTCGACGGTCCTCTCGATGTTCATGAACTCCGTTCCCTACTACGTCGCGGCGCTGCTTCTGGTGTACGTCTTCTCCATCCAGCTGAGTATCTTCCCGCAGTCGGGGAACTACGCCGTCGGGTTAGAGCCGGGACTGACACCCATATTTATCGCCGACGTATTCTACCACGCAACGCTTCCGATCGCGTCCCTCGTCCTCACCGGATTCGGCGGGGTCGCGATCACGATGCGAGGGAACTCGATCCAGGAGATCGGAGAGGACTACATCCGGGTGGCACACCTCCGTGGCGTCCCCGGACGCCGGATCGCGGTCCGGTACGTCGGTCGGAACGCGCTGCTGCCGATGTACACCAACCTGATGATCTCCGTCGGATTCATGTTCGGTGGATCGATTATCCTGGAACAGATCTTCGCCTACCCCGGTCTCGGAAACTACCTCCTGCAGGCGCTGAACAACAGCGATTACCCGCTCATGATGGGGATCTTCATCGTCATCACCGCTGCCGTGCTGATCTGTATCCTGATCGCGGATCTCACCTACGGACTGATCGATCCGCGAGTCAGTGCGGGTGAAGGCAAGGAGGCCTACTGA
- a CDS encoding ABC transporter ATP-binding protein has protein sequence MQRKRTKTVEDPIFEVRDTTVSFDMDRGESKVLNEVDIDVERGEVLGVVGESGSGKSMFASALLNAVVDPGQLTGDITFYPEPEKPVDLLSLSQSEIKQVRWEEISMVFQGAMSSFNPTMSIRDHFRETLAVHDYDVEEGMERAEDLLSDLYLESDQVLDSYPHELSGGMSQRALIALSLVLKPEVLVMDEPTAALDLLMQRSIIRLIRQIADERDLTIVFITHDLPLVANLADRIAVLYAFEFVEVGPAYEVLTEAKHPYTRALLNSTPNLETPREQMRPIEGAAPDPVSVPNGCSYHPRCPLADATCERDDPPLESDTPEDGHVAACHYVDTVPETVPLTLQEVKVNE, from the coding sequence ATGCAGCGAAAACGCACGAAGACCGTCGAGGATCCGATCTTCGAGGTTCGGGACACGACCGTCTCGTTCGACATGGATCGGGGGGAATCGAAAGTACTGAACGAGGTAGACATCGACGTAGAACGAGGCGAAGTCCTCGGCGTCGTCGGTGAAAGCGGAAGCGGGAAATCGATGTTCGCCTCCGCGCTGCTCAATGCGGTCGTCGATCCCGGACAGCTCACCGGCGATATCACCTTCTACCCCGAACCGGAGAAGCCCGTCGACCTGCTCAGTCTCTCCCAAAGCGAGATCAAGCAGGTTCGCTGGGAGGAGATCTCGATGGTGTTCCAGGGCGCGATGAGTTCGTTCAACCCGACGATGTCGATCCGGGACCACTTCCGTGAGACGCTGGCCGTCCACGACTACGATGTCGAGGAGGGGATGGAGCGCGCCGAAGACCTCCTCTCGGATCTCTACCTCGAGTCGGATCAGGTGTTAGACTCCTATCCGCACGAACTGTCGGGCGGAATGAGCCAGCGCGCACTCATCGCGTTGAGCCTGGTGCTCAAGCCGGAGGTGCTGGTGATGGACGAGCCGACGGCCGCGCTGGACCTCCTGATGCAGCGCAGTATCATCCGGTTGATCAGGCAGATCGCGGACGAGCGCGACCTGACGATCGTCTTCATCACCCACGACCTGCCGCTGGTCGCGAACCTCGCCGATCGGATCGCGGTTCTCTACGCCTTCGAGTTCGTCGAGGTCGGCCCCGCGTACGAGGTGCTGACGGAAGCGAAACACCCCTACACGCGGGCGCTGCTCAACTCGACGCCGAACCTGGAGACGCCCCGCGAGCAGATGCGACCGATCGAGGGCGCGGCCCCGGATCCGGTGTCGGTACCGAACGGGTGTTCGTACCATCCGCGCTGTCCACTGGCCGACGCGACCTGCGAACGCGACGATCCACCCCTCGAGTCGGACACCCCGGAGGACGGCCACGTTGCAGCATGTCACTACGTCGATACGGTACCAGAGACGGTTCCGCTGACCCTTCAGGAGGTGAAGGTCAATGAGTGA
- a CDS encoding carbohydrate-binding family 9-like protein, which yields MKEYTISRTTADVPLTGTVAGTPWADAAAFRIDEFSWHDGGPKPLTTGRVLYDDRAIYLQYHVEDTDIAAAVTELNGPTYRDSSVEFFADLTPDDDSRYFNFEPNCCGQFKLAWQERDWEERGIGRDLVSPDVAATVDVETSVPGPTKEPHPDDEEWWLAAAVPFDALEALTGVALAPTSGTEWRGNFYRSGVPTAQKATWNPIEKPEPDYHSPEYFGRLRFE from the coding sequence ATGAAGGAGTACACCATTAGCCGAACGACGGCCGATGTCCCGCTCACCGGCACGGTTGCCGGGACGCCCTGGGCGGACGCGGCCGCGTTCCGCATCGACGAATTCTCTTGGCACGACGGCGGGCCGAAACCGCTCACGACGGGGCGAGTCCTCTACGACGACCGGGCGATCTACCTGCAGTATCACGTCGAGGACACCGACATCGCCGCCGCGGTGACCGAACTCAACGGCCCGACCTACCGAGACAGTTCGGTCGAGTTCTTCGCCGATCTGACTCCGGACGACGATTCGCGGTACTTCAACTTCGAGCCCAACTGCTGTGGCCAGTTCAAACTCGCCTGGCAGGAACGGGACTGGGAGGAACGCGGCATCGGCCGCGATCTCGTCTCGCCCGACGTCGCCGCGACCGTCGACGTGGAGACGTCCGTTCCCGGCCCGACGAAAGAGCCCCATCCGGACGACGAGGAGTGGTGGCTCGCCGCCGCCGTCCCTTTCGACGCGCTCGAGGCGCTCACCGGCGTAGCCCTCGCGCCGACGTCGGGAACGGAGTGGCGCGGGAACTTCTACCGGAGCGGCGTTCCGACCGCACAGAAGGCGACCTGGAACCCGATCGAGAAACCGGAACCGGACTACCACTCGCCGGAGTACTTCGGCCGACTGCGATTCGAATAG
- a CDS encoding alpha-L-arabinofuranosidase C-terminal domain-containing protein — translation MTALFTHTSDESESQATVRLDPSRQGETVNPELYSKFGEHLYTPRNVTNVLEAQALYNPTFGSWKFGSQQYGVDGGNSAAFDPDEIDDRIETYAETHGIPDAERLRTAYRDGTALWWFPYGDARTSPDVGTADDRAQRFEVGSTDDYAGLAQWCHLPVHRTNAFEGQITLRAAAETPVRLAVHDVDPDDGAIGEVLTETDVTARDANRTVDFSLKLPRDELEDDERLFGFSVTTRVSDANVVLDRVCCYPDDHVATADPEIVDLLADLNLSVLRWPGGNFVSGYHWEDGVGPIEERPTKPNPAWDALETNLFGTDEFVALCAAVGCEPMICVNAGSGTPEEAARWVEYCNGSTDTEMGALRAEHGHPEPYNVTYWEIGNELYGSWQIGWTTPTGNADRFRRFKAAMEAVDDSIEVMACGNRHTDWNEPLLGELEPSDWLTDHVLMECHADPETDPVELFNAHSGVASQLREEYEAVAADCRDAGLEDVRQAITELQLFTRFDGREDDEAADGESASEESADQRLSRETLPTNKSVTEAVFDATIIHECIRSGTVDMVTHSGVGNHGGGLRKSQGRVWADPCYYGQRLETGLVGGTPIGVDVTCHSFSTETAWGTDTSQWFGELEPVTDAPAVDAMAVTDADEHDFAVVLVHRDAGADAIDVTLSGEPLESLDVVTVDRLSAETMYDTNTLEDPRRITPTTDRTAVDDGTVTVSLPPYSLIRVTGDQEPAVGE, via the coding sequence ATGACGGCTCTCTTTACGCATACCAGCGACGAGTCCGAATCGCAGGCGACCGTTCGTCTCGACCCCTCGAGACAGGGCGAGACGGTAAACCCCGAACTCTACTCGAAGTTCGGCGAACACCTCTACACGCCCCGGAACGTGACGAACGTTCTCGAGGCGCAGGCGCTGTACAATCCCACGTTCGGATCCTGGAAGTTCGGCAGCCAGCAGTACGGTGTGGACGGCGGCAACAGCGCTGCCTTCGACCCCGACGAGATCGACGACCGGATCGAAACGTACGCCGAGACGCACGGAATTCCGGACGCCGAACGGCTCCGGACGGCCTATCGAGACGGGACGGCGCTGTGGTGGTTTCCGTACGGGGACGCCCGGACGAGCCCCGATGTCGGAACGGCCGACGACCGCGCACAGCGCTTCGAGGTCGGGTCGACGGACGACTACGCCGGGCTCGCGCAGTGGTGTCACCTGCCGGTCCACCGTACGAACGCGTTCGAGGGGCAGATAACGCTGCGCGCCGCCGCGGAGACGCCGGTTCGACTCGCAGTTCACGACGTCGATCCCGACGACGGAGCGATCGGTGAGGTGCTCACGGAGACCGACGTGACCGCTCGAGACGCGAACCGAACCGTCGACTTCTCGTTGAAACTGCCACGGGACGAACTCGAGGACGACGAGCGGCTGTTCGGGTTCAGCGTGACCACGCGGGTTTCCGACGCGAACGTCGTCCTCGACCGCGTCTGCTGTTATCCCGACGATCACGTCGCCACGGCCGATCCCGAGATCGTCGACCTGCTCGCCGACCTGAATCTCTCCGTGCTCCGGTGGCCCGGCGGGAACTTCGTCTCGGGCTATCACTGGGAGGACGGCGTCGGCCCGATCGAAGAGCGGCCGACGAAGCCGAATCCGGCGTGGGACGCCCTCGAGACGAACCTCTTCGGGACCGACGAGTTCGTCGCGCTCTGTGCGGCGGTCGGCTGCGAGCCGATGATCTGCGTCAACGCCGGCAGCGGAACGCCCGAGGAGGCGGCCCGGTGGGTGGAGTACTGCAACGGCTCGACCGACACCGAGATGGGCGCCCTGCGGGCCGAACACGGCCATCCCGAACCGTACAACGTGACCTACTGGGAAATCGGCAACGAGCTCTACGGCTCGTGGCAGATCGGCTGGACGACGCCGACGGGCAACGCCGATCGCTTTCGCCGATTCAAGGCGGCGATGGAGGCCGTCGACGACTCCATCGAGGTGATGGCCTGCGGGAACCGCCACACCGACTGGAACGAGCCGCTTCTCGGGGAACTCGAGCCGAGCGACTGGCTCACCGACCACGTCCTCATGGAGTGTCACGCCGATCCGGAGACCGACCCGGTCGAACTGTTCAACGCTCACTCGGGCGTTGCGAGCCAACTCCGCGAGGAGTACGAGGCGGTCGCCGCCGACTGCCGGGACGCCGGCCTCGAGGACGTCCGACAGGCGATCACGGAACTGCAGCTGTTCACCCGATTCGACGGACGCGAGGACGACGAGGCGGCCGATGGTGAGTCGGCGAGCGAGGAAAGCGCGGACCAGCGGCTGAGCCGAGAGACGCTTCCGACGAACAAGAGCGTCACCGAGGCCGTCTTCGACGCCACGATCATCCACGAGTGCATCCGGAGCGGAACCGTCGACATGGTGACCCACTCCGGCGTCGGGAACCACGGCGGCGGCCTCCGGAAGTCCCAGGGACGAGTGTGGGCCGATCCCTGTTACTACGGCCAGCGACTCGAAACGGGGCTCGTCGGCGGCACCCCGATCGGCGTCGACGTGACGTGTCACTCTTTCTCCACGGAGACTGCGTGGGGGACGGACACGAGCCAGTGGTTCGGCGAACTCGAGCCCGTGACCGACGCGCCGGCCGTCGACGCGATGGCGGTGACTGACGCCGACGAACACGATTTCGCAGTCGTGCTGGTCCACCGCGACGCCGGGGCGGACGCCATTGACGTTACGCTCTCGGGTGAGCCGCTGGAATCGCTCGACGTGGTGACGGTCGATCGGCTCTCGGCGGAGACGATGTACGATACGAACACGCTTGAGGACCCCCGGCGGATCACGCCGACGACCGACAGGACGGCGGTCGACGACGGGACCGTCACGGTGTCACTTCCGCCGTACTCGTTGATTCGGGTGACTGGCGATCAGGAGCCGGCCGTCGGCGAGTAG